DNA sequence from the Prolixibacter sp. SD074 genome:
ACCGAAACAGGCCAATGCCACTAATTCAATTTTTATGCACCTTTTTACGTAATTAAATATTTTCGATGTACATTTGTCCTTCGGATGTGGATAGATTTGATTGATTGCAACCACGGAAAAAAATGCTAAAGCAATGCCTTCCCGTCTATTATCAATCAACCATTGAATGTCCCGTTCCGTATATGTTTCATCAATAGGCGGCTTGAGCCGTCCAAAAAATTATAATTATGGGATTTCTATTTACTTCAGAATCAGTATCGGAAGGACATCCTGATAAGGTAGCCGATCAAATTTCCGATGCATTATTAGATGCCTTACTGGCATATGATCCGGACTCGAAAGTGGCAATTGAGACCCTGGTAACCACCGGGCAGGTAATAATTGCCGGCGAGGTAAAAACCCAGACGTATATTGACGTTCAGAGAGAAGCCCGCGATGTGATTGCCCGCATTGGGTACACCAAGGCCGAATATCAGTTCGACAGCGACTCGTGTGGCATTCTGACAGCCATTCACGAACAATCTGCGGACATCAACCGGGGTGTCGATCGCGAAGATCGCGAGAACCAGGGAGCAGGTGACCAGGGAATGATGTTCGGTTATGCGTGTAAAGAAACAGACGATTACATGCCCCTTGCACTGGAATTGTCGCACCGTCTGTTGCTTGAGCTGGCTGAAATTCGCCGCGAAGGAAAAGAAATGACTTACCTCCGCCCGGATTCCAAATCGCAGGTAACAATTGAATATAATGATAAAAACGAACCGCTACGGGTTCATACCATCGTAGTATCGACACAGCACGACGACTTTGACAATGATGACGAGCGCATGCTATCCAAAATCAAGGATGATGTTCGCAAAATTCTGATTCCTCGCACGGTTGCCAAATTGTCTGCCCGTTTGCAGAAACTATTCGATGATCAATTCATTCTGCACGTTAATCCGACTGGTAAATTTGTAATCGGTGGACCGAATGGTGATACCGGACTGACCGGGCGTAAAATTATTGTCGATACCTATGGAGGTAAAGGTGCACACGGAGGTGGGTCATTCTCGGGTAAAGACCCGTCGAAGGTAGACCGGTCGGCTACTTATGCTGCCCGCCACATTGCCAAAAACCTGGTAGCTGCTAATGTTGCCGATGAAATGTTGGTCCAGTTGGCCTATGCTATTGGCGTAGCACAACCCGTGAACATTTACGTTAATACTTATGGGCGGGCCAATGTCGACCTGTCAGACAGTGAAATTGCAGAAAAAATTAGAGAGATTTTCGACCTTCGCCCATTTGCTATCGAAAAACGGTTAAAACTCCGTAACCCCATTTACGAGGAGACTGCAGCCTACGGACATATGGGGCGTACCCCAAGAACGGTTGTCAAGAATTTTGAATCGCCATATTCCGGTAAGCTGGAACGCGAAGTAGAACTCTTCACCTGGGAAAAACTCGACTATACTGAGAAAATAAAAGAGCATTTCAAGCTCAAATAAATCTCATTTCTTAGATAATTGCCAAAAGATCGCTCATTTAGGGCGATCTTTTTTTGTTCCAGCGAACCTTCCTATCAGCTAGAAAACCAAAACCCAAGTTCACCTTTGTACATGCATTCATTAATCAAATTTTCCTTCTGTAAAACATGCGACACTCACTAAGTTGGGCTTTCCGGATTTAGTGTTTGCTTGAAAAACAAAGGGCAAAAGATAATTTGTACTAACATTAGCTTAGCGATGTTCGTTCAGAAATATTTTTGCAACCCTGGCCACACTTTCCTCAACAGTACTGTATTGAAAAGGCATTATCCGGGTTATCTGAGCCCCGTCATAATGGCTCATCCGGTTTGAACCATTGACACTATCGTGGGTAATAGCCGGACTGGAAGAACTAAACCACGATACAATAAGGGCGAGTCGCCACGCAATTGCCAGGAGCCAATCACCGGCAGGAATAGTCGGTCTCCTTTTACCCAGATTATCAGCAACCAGATTAAAAAATTCGCGGAACCCCACATTCCGGGCCACCAATACATATCGTTGATTCTTGACAACTTCCCATTGCGATTGATCCATCATCGACACGATGGCCGCACTCACATCAAGGACATCAACAAAGCCGGTTCCTCCCCTTGTATAAAACTTAAAGCCATTCCATATGGTTTTAAAAAACTGAGGACTACCAGAATCCCAATTTCCTGGCCCGATAATCACTCCCGGATTCACAATCAGTACCTCCATTCCTTCGTTCATACCCCGCCAAACCTCCATCTCAGAAAGGAATTTACTCTTGCCATAAGCGGTACGTTTTCGGCTGTTATTCCAAACATGCTCCTCTGAGGAAGGAACGCCTTCAGGCGGATTTCCCAGCGCCGAGGTAGAACTCACATGACAGAACCGGTTGATTCCTGATTCCCTGGCTAAATCAACCAAATTGGCGGTTCCCTCCACGTTATTATGCAGCATGGCATAACGATCTCTTCGATTGAAGGAAACCATCGCAGCAGCATGAATAATGAAATCAATGCCTTCAAGATGCTCCCTGATTGAATCC
Encoded proteins:
- the metK gene encoding methionine adenosyltransferase — protein: MGFLFTSESVSEGHPDKVADQISDALLDALLAYDPDSKVAIETLVTTGQVIIAGEVKTQTYIDVQREARDVIARIGYTKAEYQFDSDSCGILTAIHEQSADINRGVDREDRENQGAGDQGMMFGYACKETDDYMPLALELSHRLLLELAEIRREGKEMTYLRPDSKSQVTIEYNDKNEPLRVHTIVVSTQHDDFDNDDERMLSKIKDDVRKILIPRTVAKLSARLQKLFDDQFILHVNPTGKFVIGGPNGDTGLTGRKIIVDTYGGKGAHGGGSFSGKDPSKVDRSATYAARHIAKNLVAANVADEMLVQLAYAIGVAQPVNIYVNTYGRANVDLSDSEIAEKIREIFDLRPFAIEKRLKLRNPIYEETAAYGHMGRTPRTVVKNFESPYSGKLEREVELFTWEKLDYTEKIKEHFKLK
- a CDS encoding NAD-dependent epimerase/dehydratase family protein — its product is MIYVTGGTGMLGAHLLHRLTKSGYQVRALKRENSNLDQTKKIFSYYSSEEEAKQLLAKIEWVEGDLLDRDSIREHLEGIDFIIHAAAMVSFNRRDRYAMLHNNVEGTANLVDLARESGINRFCHVSSTSALGNPPEGVPSSEEHVWNNSRKRTAYGKSKFLSEMEVWRGMNEGMEVLIVNPGVIIGPGNWDSGSPQFFKTIWNGFKFYTRGGTGFVDVLDVSAAIVSMMDQSQWEVVKNQRYVLVARNVGFREFFNLVADNLGKRRPTIPAGDWLLAIAWRLALIVSWFSSSSPAITHDSVNGSNRMSHYDGAQITRIMPFQYSTVEESVARVAKIFLNEHR